From the genome of Pelomonas sp. SE-A7, one region includes:
- a CDS encoding DUF4178 domain-containing protein: MTDPVQRRWTAACPNCGAQVEFASSASASAICSFCRSTLLREGEALRRIGQSAELFADHSPLQLGVRGRHAGAEFTLVGRLQLRYSGGVWNEWHALFDGGKSGWLSEDNGAYVFAFDAALSESPPASHTLVVGAQAPLGGQAWRVASLTLVTLGAAEGELPKPPRLDTGEFLLADLRNSQDEVGTLDYAHEPPQWSVGRAVRLADLQLSGLREDEGATLASRALPCPSCGSSLEPKLSTTKSIVCGQCHAVVDISGGAGADLEHYAQANGMEPQLPLGSTCYLALKPSSKLLPWQVVGYQERCDLPAPGDDEEQTFWREYLLYNRLEGFAFLVDTEEGWSLVRPLTGVPSRTGVGDVEWQGDRFKRRWQYRAKTTYVLGEFYWRVAREDIVEVGDYETPMQLLSSERSGNEITWSLGRKLNADEVAKAFRLAPEKSAALRRDSSALSNGGSLVRTIVIVAVVIILLILLLKACSRDDCQQYKNAYGEASAEYQQCKRSYTSGSGVRPGFTGGSWGGSGSSGGGHK; this comes from the coding sequence GTGACCGACCCAGTGCAGCGCCGCTGGACCGCGGCCTGCCCCAACTGCGGCGCCCAGGTCGAGTTCGCGTCGAGCGCCTCGGCCAGCGCCATCTGCAGCTTCTGCCGCAGCACCCTGCTTCGCGAGGGCGAGGCGCTGCGCCGCATAGGCCAGAGCGCCGAGCTGTTTGCCGACCACAGCCCGCTGCAACTAGGCGTGCGTGGCCGGCATGCCGGCGCCGAGTTCACCCTCGTTGGCCGGCTGCAGCTTCGCTACTCGGGCGGCGTCTGGAATGAATGGCATGCGCTGTTCGACGGCGGCAAGAGCGGCTGGCTGTCCGAGGACAACGGTGCCTACGTCTTTGCCTTCGATGCAGCACTGAGCGAATCGCCGCCGGCCTCGCACACCCTGGTGGTCGGTGCCCAGGCGCCGCTGGGCGGCCAGGCCTGGCGCGTGGCCTCGCTGACCCTGGTGACGCTGGGCGCGGCCGAAGGCGAGCTGCCGAAACCGCCGCGTCTGGATACCGGCGAATTCCTGCTGGCCGACCTGCGCAACAGCCAGGACGAAGTCGGCACGCTCGACTATGCCCACGAGCCGCCGCAATGGTCGGTGGGCCGTGCGGTGCGGCTGGCCGATCTGCAGCTCAGCGGCCTGCGCGAGGACGAGGGCGCGACCCTGGCTTCGCGTGCCCTGCCCTGCCCCAGCTGCGGCTCCTCGCTGGAGCCCAAGCTTTCGACCACCAAGTCCATCGTCTGCGGCCAATGCCATGCGGTGGTGGACATCTCCGGCGGTGCCGGTGCCGACCTGGAGCACTACGCCCAGGCCAATGGCATGGAGCCGCAGCTGCCGCTGGGCTCGACCTGCTATCTCGCCCTGAAGCCCAGCAGCAAGCTGCTGCCCTGGCAGGTGGTCGGCTACCAGGAGCGCTGCGACCTGCCGGCGCCGGGCGACGACGAAGAACAGACTTTCTGGCGCGAGTACCTGCTCTACAACCGGCTGGAGGGATTCGCCTTCCTGGTCGATACCGAGGAAGGTTGGAGCCTGGTGCGACCGCTCACCGGCGTGCCCAGCCGCACTGGCGTCGGCGATGTCGAATGGCAGGGCGACCGCTTCAAGCGCCGCTGGCAGTACCGGGCCAAGACCACCTACGTGCTGGGCGAGTTCTATTGGCGCGTGGCGCGCGAAGACATCGTGGAGGTCGGCGACTACGAGACGCCGATGCAGCTGCTGTCCAGCGAGCGCAGCGGCAACGAGATCACCTGGTCGCTGGGCCGCAAGCTCAATGCCGACGAAGTGGCCAAGGCCTTCAGACTGGCTCCCGAGAAGAGCGCAGCGCTGCGCCGTGACAGCAGCGCACTCAGCAATGGCGGCAGCCTGGTCCGCACCATCGTCATCGTGGCCGTCGTCATCATCTTGCTGATCCTGCTGCTCAAGGCCTGCAGCCGGGACGATTGCCAGCAGTACAAGAACGCCTATGGCGAGGCCAGCGCCGAGTACCAGCAGTGCAAGCGCAGCTACACCAGCGGCAGCGGGGTGCGGCCTGGCTTCACCGGCGGATCCTGGGGCGGCTCGGGCAGCAGTGGCGGTGGCCACAAATAG
- a CDS encoding DUF350 domain-containing protein, with translation MTGFEWLKPGIVLGSILYAVIGVLVFWISFVIIDKLTPYKLWEEIVEHKNLALAIVVGSMCISIGLIVASAIH, from the coding sequence ATGACTGGATTCGAATGGCTCAAGCCCGGCATCGTGCTGGGCTCCATCCTTTACGCCGTGATCGGCGTGCTGGTGTTCTGGATCAGCTTCGTCATCATCGACAAGCTCACTCCCTACAAGCTGTGGGAAGAAATCGTCGAGCACAAGAACCTGGCGCTGGCCATCGTGGTCGGCTCGATGTGCATTTCGATAGGCCTGATCGTTGCCTCCGCCATCCACTGA
- a CDS encoding FAD-dependent oxidoreductase has protein sequence MSLSRRSLLLASAATLAGCQQAAPELQGGWVGATPARGHRLRQPLPPAGDGPVRRTEFLIVGGGIAGLACARELQRRGKDFALLELEDQAGGNARGHIMAGLPCPLGAHYLPVPGPQAPEVQQLLIDFGLARLESGRVVYDERHQCHSPQERLFFEGQWMEGLLPPPDGLSGPKQYRRFAAAVAAAQREIGFAMPTHRAGWTPAHQRLDSQTFQRWLNEQGLDDAHLRWYLDYSCRDDYGAGIAEVSAWAGLHYFASRHGFHVHADAEFEREPVLTWPEGNGWLSERLAAGLGEQLLPGRTVLRVEPGKHELQVLAWNEQADSPERWSAAQLIFATPLPVARRLLGDEAPAALVHATAGMHQSPWLVANLLLDGPLLERPGVPLAWDNVAYGSRDALGYVHAGHQGLSPVAGPRVISSYWALPGTDRRQLLQDDWRPWAHRVMAELGRLHPDLEDRLQRIDLARWGHAMSVPVPGRRGSAALAALHQGQGRMAFIHSDISAYSVFEEAYTLGHAWGQRAESHARQIVR, from the coding sequence TTGAGCCTCAGCCGACGCTCGCTGCTGCTGGCCAGCGCGGCCACCTTGGCAGGCTGCCAGCAAGCCGCGCCCGAGCTGCAAGGCGGCTGGGTCGGCGCCACGCCGGCCCGCGGCCACAGGCTGCGCCAACCCTTGCCGCCGGCCGGCGACGGCCCGGTGCGCCGCACGGAATTCCTGATCGTCGGCGGCGGCATCGCGGGCCTGGCCTGTGCCCGCGAGCTGCAACGTCGTGGCAAGGATTTCGCCCTGCTCGAGCTGGAGGACCAGGCAGGCGGCAATGCGCGTGGCCACATCATGGCCGGCTTGCCCTGCCCGCTCGGTGCGCATTACCTGCCGGTGCCGGGGCCGCAAGCGCCCGAAGTCCAGCAGTTGCTGATCGACTTCGGCCTGGCCCGCCTCGAATCGGGTCGCGTCGTCTACGACGAGCGTCATCAGTGTCACAGCCCGCAGGAAAGACTGTTCTTCGAGGGCCAATGGATGGAGGGCCTGCTGCCACCGCCCGATGGTCTGAGCGGACCCAAGCAGTACCGCCGCTTTGCGGCCGCCGTGGCTGCCGCACAGCGCGAGATCGGCTTTGCCATGCCCACGCATCGAGCGGGCTGGACGCCGGCCCATCAGCGGCTGGACTCGCAGACCTTCCAGCGCTGGCTGAACGAGCAAGGCCTGGACGACGCGCACCTGCGCTGGTACCTGGACTACAGCTGCCGCGACGACTACGGCGCCGGCATCGCCGAGGTCTCGGCCTGGGCCGGCCTGCACTATTTCGCCAGCCGCCACGGCTTCCATGTTCATGCCGACGCGGAATTCGAGCGCGAGCCGGTGCTGACCTGGCCCGAGGGCAACGGCTGGCTGAGCGAGCGCCTGGCAGCCGGCCTGGGCGAGCAGCTGCTGCCAGGTCGCACCGTGCTGCGAGTCGAACCCGGCAAGCATGAACTGCAGGTGCTGGCCTGGAACGAACAAGCCGACTCACCCGAGCGCTGGTCCGCCGCACAGCTGATCTTTGCCACACCACTGCCGGTCGCTCGCCGGTTGCTGGGTGACGAGGCGCCGGCCGCGCTGGTGCATGCCACAGCTGGCATGCACCAGTCACCCTGGCTGGTTGCAAACCTGCTGCTCGACGGCCCCTTGCTGGAGCGCCCTGGCGTGCCGCTGGCCTGGGACAACGTGGCGTACGGCAGTCGCGATGCCCTCGGCTATGTCCATGCCGGCCATCAGGGCCTGTCGCCGGTGGCCGGCCCGAGGGTGATCAGCAGCTATTGGGCCCTGCCAGGCACGGACCGCAGGCAGTTGCTGCAGGACGACTGGCGTCCCTGGGCCCATCGCGTGATGGCTGAACTCGGCCGCCTGCATCCCGACCTTGAAGACCGGCTACAGCGTATCGATCTGGCACGATGGGGCCACGCCATGAGCGTTCCCGTTCCCGGTCGGCGAGGCTCGGCGGCACTCGCAGCCCTGCATCAGGGCCAGGGACGCATGGCATTCATCCATAGCGACATCTCTGCGTATTCGGTGTTTGAAGAGGCCTACACGCTCGGCCACGCCTGGGGCCAGAGGGCCGAAAGTCATGCGCGACAAATTGTGAGATGA
- a CDS encoding polyamine aminopropyltransferase: MPPPSTEVTADPPAERVSLPELLLLASVFVVAACGLVYELAAGALASYLLGDSVLQFSTIIGSYLFAMGVGSWLSRYVERQLVAQFLKIELLVGLIGGLMPAALFSAHSLLPPSHLAEFRILLYALVLLVGTLVGLEIPLVMRILKRQFSHRYALKDLVSQVLTFDYLGALLVALAFPLLLVPQLGLIRTGIAFGLLNAAVAVWALFLFRPQLRNWAAHATSCALVLLTLTAAMLGAEQLNSWAEERFYGDNILLRESSDYQRVVVTQGRSGVRLFLNGNLQFHSRDEYRYHEALVHPAMAAQGAPRKVLVLGGGDGMAVREALKYPSVHSVTLVELDPHMTRLFSTLPLLRELNRDALLNPKLKIVNADAFGWLEQQPPDEHYDVIVIDFPDPSNFSLGKLYTTSFYQLIDQRLSASGYAVIQTTSPLVAPRSFWTVAATVEAVGLTATPYHAHVPSFGEWGFILASRRPFAMPRQLPGGLRFLTLQGLPALFDFPLDMERPDKLEPNRLSNQQLVHEFEAEWGKVH, encoded by the coding sequence TTGCCTCCGCCATCCACTGAGGTCACGGCCGACCCGCCCGCCGAGCGCGTCTCCCTGCCCGAACTGCTGCTGCTCGCCAGCGTCTTTGTCGTCGCCGCCTGTGGCCTGGTCTATGAACTGGCGGCGGGTGCGCTGGCGAGCTACCTGCTGGGCGACTCGGTGCTGCAGTTCTCCACCATCATCGGCAGCTATCTGTTCGCGATGGGTGTGGGCTCCTGGCTGTCGCGTTACGTCGAGCGTCAGCTGGTGGCGCAGTTCCTCAAGATCGAGCTGCTGGTCGGCCTGATTGGCGGCCTGATGCCGGCCGCGCTGTTCAGCGCCCACAGCCTGCTGCCGCCCAGCCACCTGGCCGAATTCCGCATCCTGCTCTATGCGCTGGTGTTGCTGGTCGGCACCCTGGTCGGGCTGGAGATTCCGCTGGTGATGCGCATTCTCAAGCGCCAGTTCAGCCATCGCTATGCGCTCAAGGACCTGGTCTCCCAGGTTCTGACCTTCGACTATCTCGGCGCCTTGCTGGTGGCCCTCGCTTTTCCGCTGCTGCTTGTGCCGCAGCTGGGACTGATACGCACCGGCATCGCCTTCGGTCTGCTCAACGCGGCGGTGGCGGTCTGGGCTCTCTTCCTGTTCCGCCCGCAGTTGCGCAACTGGGCCGCCCATGCCACCAGTTGCGCCCTGGTGCTGCTCACGTTGACGGCCGCGATGCTGGGCGCCGAGCAGCTGAACAGCTGGGCCGAGGAGCGCTTCTACGGCGACAACATCCTGCTGCGCGAAAGCAGCGACTACCAACGCGTGGTCGTCACCCAGGGCCGCAGCGGCGTGCGCCTGTTCCTCAACGGCAATCTGCAATTCCATTCGCGCGACGAATACCGCTACCACGAGGCCCTGGTCCATCCGGCCATGGCGGCGCAGGGCGCACCACGCAAGGTGCTGGTGCTCGGAGGTGGCGACGGCATGGCCGTGCGCGAGGCGCTCAAGTACCCCAGCGTGCACAGCGTGACCCTGGTCGAGCTGGACCCGCACATGACGCGGCTGTTTTCCACGCTGCCGCTGCTGCGCGAGCTGAACCGCGATGCGCTGCTGAACCCCAAGCTGAAGATCGTCAATGCCGATGCCTTCGGCTGGCTGGAGCAGCAGCCCCCCGACGAGCACTATGACGTGATCGTGATCGACTTCCCCGACCCGTCCAACTTTTCGCTCGGCAAGCTCTACACCACCAGCTTCTACCAGCTGATCGACCAGCGACTCAGCGCCTCGGGCTACGCGGTCATCCAGACCACCTCGCCGCTGGTGGCGCCGCGCAGCTTCTGGACCGTGGCAGCGACGGTCGAGGCGGTCGGACTGACGGCCACGCCCTACCACGCCCATGTGCCCTCGTTTGGCGAATGGGGCTTCATCCTGGCTTCGCGGCGACCCTTCGCCATGCCGCGGCAACTGCCTGGGGGCCTGCGCTTTCTGACGCTGCAGGGCCTGCCGGCGCTGTTCGACTTTCCGCTCGACATGGAACGCCCCGACAAGCTCGAACCCAATCGCTTGTCGAACCAGCAGCTGGTTCATGAATTCGAGGCCGAATGGGGCAAGGTCCATTGA